From [Clostridium] symbiosum, a single genomic window includes:
- the nadC gene encoding carboxylating nicotinate-nucleotide diphosphorylase: protein MNPITIQLAADKYIRLALEEDINSEDVTTNSVMPEYKKGEVQLICKEDGIIAGLQIFERVFTLLDPETEVMFDVKDGDAVKKGQHLATVSGDIRVLLSGERTALNYLQRMSGIATYTNMVVKLLDGTKTKLLDTRKTTPCMRIFEKYAVRVGGGNNHRYNLSDGILLKDNHIDAAGGVKQAVEAARAYAPFVRKIEVETEDLEMVKEAVESGADIIMLDNMTPGQMAEAVRLIGGRAETECSGNITKENIRAIADTGVDYVSSGALTHSAPILDISLKHLRVLE, encoded by the coding sequence ATGAATCCAATTACCATACAGCTTGCTGCTGACAAATACATCCGTCTTGCGTTGGAGGAAGATATCAACAGTGAGGATGTGACGACTAATTCCGTAATGCCAGAGTATAAAAAGGGCGAGGTACAGCTTATCTGTAAGGAAGACGGTATTATCGCCGGACTGCAGATATTTGAACGCGTATTTACACTGCTTGATCCGGAAACCGAAGTAATGTTTGACGTGAAGGACGGCGATGCCGTAAAAAAAGGGCAGCATCTGGCTACGGTAAGTGGAGATATCAGGGTTCTCCTCTCCGGCGAGAGGACGGCGCTCAATTATCTTCAGCGCATGAGCGGAATTGCCACTTACACCAATATGGTTGTAAAGCTTCTTGATGGAACAAAGACAAAGCTTCTGGATACGAGAAAAACGACTCCCTGCATGCGGATTTTTGAAAAATACGCGGTCCGGGTCGGCGGTGGTAACAACCACAGATACAATTTGTCGGATGGAATTCTTCTGAAGGATAATCACATCGATGCAGCGGGAGGCGTTAAGCAGGCAGTGGAGGCAGCCAGGGCGTACGCTCCTTTTGTACGGAAAATTGAGGTGGAAACAGAAGACCTTGAGATGGTGAAAGAGGCGGTGGAATCCGGGGCGGACATCATCATGCTCGACAATATGACACCGGGACAGATGGCGGAGGCCGTGCGCCTGATCGGAGGCCGTGCGGAGACGGAATGCTCCGGCAATATTACAAAAGAAAATATCAGGGCCATTGCAGACACGGGCGTGGACTATGTGTCCAGCGGAGCGCTGACGCATTCGGCGCCGATTCTGGATATCAGCCTGAAGCACCTGAGGGTTTTGGAATAA
- a CDS encoding sodium/glutamate symporter, producing the protein MTNALLTELLQSMALLGVFLLLGVFIRAKLKLFQKTFIPSSVIGGFLLLVIGPQVFNILPVPEEWFSIYSLLPGILIVPVVASVPLGLTIGRGEKDGVNAGILKNVFPLIGIGLGVSMLQFATGFGTHVLFSGENLYEVFGIELSIGFVGGHGTAGTLGNMLSELNLPYWQTSQGVATTTATFGIVGGILIGIMMINWAARHGQTAVLKKPADIPEPIRVGFEKDIKKQASVGRETTMSSSIDTLAFHAALIFVACGLAYLLLMGAKKYQIPVLSSISVWAYAMIVMFVIWGIMSKLKLAYLVDEKIKSKVSSSFTEFAVIAAIASLPIKAVAAYIVPIMVMVIIGYIVTSVVLFFFCKRLLKGYWFEQMVATLGMSTGVFLTGVLLLRICDPNLESPALANYSLSYTVTSIIYFAMLNLFIVLPMSYGAGVTALAALALGIAALIFAVITSRLSFGSAFKGN; encoded by the coding sequence ATGACAAATGCATTATTGACAGAATTGCTGCAGAGCATGGCACTGCTGGGTGTTTTTCTATTACTCGGAGTTTTTATCAGGGCAAAATTGAAACTGTTTCAGAAAACATTTATTCCGTCGTCGGTTATCGGAGGGTTTCTGCTTCTCGTTATAGGTCCACAGGTATTCAATATCCTGCCTGTTCCGGAGGAATGGTTTTCCATCTACTCGCTTTTGCCCGGGATTCTCATCGTTCCCGTCGTGGCATCGGTACCTCTGGGACTGACCATCGGTAGAGGGGAGAAGGACGGTGTGAATGCCGGAATATTAAAGAATGTATTTCCTTTAATCGGGATCGGGCTCGGAGTTTCCATGCTCCAGTTTGCAACGGGATTTGGAACACATGTCCTCTTTAGCGGAGAGAACTTGTACGAGGTATTCGGAATTGAGCTTTCCATCGGTTTTGTGGGGGGACACGGCACGGCCGGAACGCTGGGAAACATGCTTTCCGAACTGAATCTTCCCTACTGGCAGACTTCCCAGGGAGTGGCCACCACTACGGCCACCTTTGGCATCGTCGGCGGAATCCTGATCGGTATTATGATGATCAACTGGGCGGCCCGCCATGGACAGACGGCTGTTTTGAAGAAACCGGCCGACATTCCGGAGCCGATTCGCGTAGGTTTTGAAAAAGATATTAAAAAACAGGCATCTGTGGGACGTGAGACAACAATGTCCTCCTCCATCGACACTCTGGCCTTCCATGCGGCGCTGATTTTTGTAGCCTGCGGTCTGGCTTACCTCCTTCTGATGGGGGCGAAGAAATACCAGATTCCGGTTCTGTCCAGCATTTCAGTATGGGCTTACGCCATGATCGTGATGTTTGTTATCTGGGGCATCATGAGTAAATTAAAGCTGGCCTATCTGGTGGATGAGAAGATTAAAAGCAAGGTTTCCAGCTCCTTTACGGAATTCGCGGTGATTGCGGCAATTGCCAGCCTTCCAATCAAAGCGGTTGCGGCATACATAGTCCCGATTATGGTGATGGTTATCATTGGATACATCGTGACAAGCGTTGTTCTTTTCTTCTTCTGCAAGAGGCTGCTGAAGGGGTACTGGTTTGAGCAGATGGTGGCTACCTTGGGTATGAGTACGGGAGTATTTCTCACGGGCGTGCTGCTTCTTAGAATCTGTGACCCGAATCTGGAGAGTCCGGCCCTGGCTAATTATTCGCTGTCGTATACGGTGACCAGCATCATTTATTTTGCCATGCTGAATCTGTTTATCGTGCTTCCGATGAGCTACGGCGCGGGAGTTACGGCTCTGGCGGCCCTGGCCCTGGGAATTGCCGCATTAATCTTTGCCGTTATTACCAGCCGCCTGTCGTTTGGTTCGGCCTTTAAGGGAAATTAA
- a CDS encoding M20 family metallopeptidase produces MGNYEDLLTELNACIWDYAELKFGEYRSAQALEKLLEEKGFEVKRGVAGMETAFTAEYGSGSPVIGILAEYDALSGLSQEAGETCQKPRKGTDNGHGCGHCLLGTASVGAALMVKDYLDENQKSGTVVLAGCPAEEGGSGKAYMARAGIFDNLDIALTWHPGGGNAVLTGSLQANCQAYFRFRGVSSHAAGAPHLGRSALDAVELMDVGVNYMREHMEPVDRIHYAITDTGGSSPNVVQNHAEVLYLIRSEDTEKVRKLYERVCKIARGAAMMTETRVEIVFDKACSNTVSNEVLEQLLYESMERVPLPVYSEDELKFAGEMKKTLTDKDIAGDLSIGFMEGREKRSVEARYRKLVMSDFVIPHRHREILVAGSSDVGDVSYTVPTAQFIGGCFVPGTPAHSWQMVSQSRTGLAVKGMLYAARVLADASIRVIEDPKIAVLAGEEFKAVTEGRAYCCPIPPEVLPNRNKGFETQE; encoded by the coding sequence GTGGGGAATTATGAAGATTTGCTGACGGAGCTGAATGCCTGCATCTGGGATTATGCGGAATTGAAATTTGGAGAATACCGCTCGGCCCAGGCTCTGGAGAAGCTCCTGGAGGAAAAAGGATTTGAGGTAAAACGCGGTGTGGCGGGGATGGAAACGGCATTTACCGCAGAATATGGCTCCGGTTCTCCTGTAATAGGGATCCTGGCGGAGTATGATGCCTTGTCGGGACTGAGCCAGGAGGCGGGGGAAACCTGCCAAAAGCCGCGGAAAGGGACGGATAACGGTCACGGCTGCGGCCATTGCCTTCTGGGGACAGCCTCTGTGGGAGCGGCTCTGATGGTGAAGGATTATCTGGACGAAAATCAGAAAAGTGGAACCGTGGTGCTGGCCGGATGCCCGGCGGAGGAGGGCGGATCGGGTAAAGCCTATATGGCCAGGGCCGGTATTTTTGACAACCTTGACATCGCCCTGACCTGGCATCCGGGAGGAGGGAATGCGGTGCTGACGGGTTCCCTTCAGGCCAACTGCCAGGCGTATTTCCGGTTTAGGGGCGTGTCGTCCCATGCGGCCGGCGCTCCCCATCTGGGAAGGAGCGCCCTGGATGCGGTGGAGCTGATGGATGTGGGAGTCAATTATATGCGGGAACATATGGAACCCGTGGATCGGATTCATTACGCCATTACGGATACCGGCGGGAGCTCGCCGAATGTGGTGCAAAACCACGCCGAGGTACTCTACCTGATTCGCTCCGAAGATACGGAAAAGGTTCGGAAACTTTATGAGCGGGTATGTAAAATCGCACGGGGTGCGGCCATGATGACGGAAACCCGGGTGGAGATTGTATTTGATAAGGCATGTTCGAATACCGTCTCGAATGAGGTACTGGAACAATTGCTGTACGAGAGCATGGAGCGGGTTCCGCTTCCTGTATACTCGGAGGATGAGTTAAAGTTTGCCGGAGAGATGAAAAAGACGCTCACCGACAAAGACATCGCGGGCGACCTGTCCATCGGCTTTATGGAGGGCAGGGAAAAACGCAGCGTGGAGGCCAGATACAGGAAGCTTGTAATGAGTGATTTCGTCATTCCCCACCGGCACCGTGAGATTCTGGTTGCAGGCTCCTCGGATGTGGGAGATGTGAGCTATACGGTTCCCACGGCTCAGTTTATCGGCGGCTGTTTTGTACCGGGAACCCCGGCCCATTCCTGGCAGATGGTTTCCCAGAGCAGAACAGGGCTTGCCGTTAAAGGAATGCTTTATGCCGCCCGGGTTCTGGCCGATGCATCCATACGTGTCATTGAGGATCCGAAGATAGCCGTTTTGGCCGGAGAAGAATTTAAGGCAGTCACGGAGGGAAGGGCGTATTGTTGTCCGATTCCGCCTGAGGTGCTGCCAAATAGGAATAAAGGATTCGAAACGCAGGAATAG
- a CDS encoding M20 family metallopeptidase has translation MILESARKLQPHLVMLRREFHRRPDISGHEAGTAERIRKELEKIGGYELHTGIGGCGIIASLRGAKPGKTVALRADMDALQVTEETGLSFGSEVPGVMHACGHDNHITMLLGAARLLAERKEQLAGSVRLIFQPSEELAPHGGSRDMIAGGAMEGVDAVFGMHVWPELPLGCIGVKAGPMMAASDHFTVKIKGCLSHAARPNEGVDALVAGSQFVTAVQTIVSRNADPMKSMVITIGKFEAGTRYNIVAGECVLEGTCRTFAADMRELAEKRLNEILQGVCLLSGCTGMLDYEKGYMAVINDPSMAEYMKKTASELFGPEKTVSVEPAMTAEDFSFYLAEKPGAFAWIGTTGDGENAWPLHSSRYCPNEEVLWRGAALLTGLVMNFEEEKKNREK, from the coding sequence ATGATATTAGAATCAGCCAGGAAGCTTCAGCCGCATCTTGTAATGCTCAGGAGGGAATTTCACCGCCGCCCAGATATATCCGGCCATGAGGCCGGGACGGCGGAGAGAATCAGGAAAGAGCTTGAAAAGATAGGCGGATATGAGCTTCACACCGGAATCGGGGGATGCGGAATTATTGCATCCCTCCGGGGGGCAAAACCGGGGAAAACCGTGGCGCTGAGGGCGGACATGGATGCTTTACAGGTCACGGAGGAGACCGGGCTTTCTTTTGGCTCGGAAGTTCCGGGAGTCATGCATGCCTGCGGCCATGATAATCACATTACGATGCTTTTGGGAGCGGCCCGTCTTCTGGCTGAGAGAAAAGAACAGCTGGCCGGTTCCGTCCGCCTCATTTTCCAGCCTTCGGAGGAGCTGGCCCCGCATGGAGGTTCCAGGGATATGATTGCGGGAGGGGCAATGGAGGGCGTAGACGCGGTGTTTGGCATGCATGTATGGCCGGAACTGCCTCTGGGATGCATCGGCGTGAAGGCGGGTCCCATGATGGCGGCATCGGATCACTTTACCGTAAAGATTAAAGGCTGTCTGAGCCATGCGGCACGTCCCAATGAAGGGGTAGACGCCCTGGTTGCCGGTTCCCAGTTTGTGACGGCGGTCCAGACGATTGTCAGCCGGAATGCAGATCCCATGAAATCCATGGTCATCACAATTGGCAAATTCGAAGCCGGAACCCGTTATAATATTGTGGCGGGAGAATGTGTGCTGGAAGGCACCTGCCGTACCTTTGCGGCCGACATGAGGGAGCTGGCGGAGAAGCGGCTCAATGAGATTTTACAGGGCGTCTGCCTGCTGTCCGGGTGTACGGGGATGCTGGATTACGAAAAGGGCTATATGGCGGTCATTAATGACCCGTCCATGGCGGAATACATGAAAAAAACGGCCTCGGAACTCTTTGGGCCCGAAAAGACGGTTTCGGTAGAACCGGCCATGACGGCGGAGGATTTTTCCTTTTATCTGGCGGAGAAGCCGGGAGCTTTTGCCTGGATTGGGACGACCGGAGATGGAGAGAATGCCTGGCCCTTACACAGCAGCCGCTATTGTCCCAACGAAGAGGTACTGTGGAGAGGAGCGGCGCTGCTGACCGGCCTTGTCATGAACTTTGAAGAAGAAAAGAAAAATAGAGAAAAATAG
- a CDS encoding winged helix-turn-helix domain-containing protein, with translation MITISIISPEVSLQAINRVIAQNNFGCIFHKYVYHSLEEIETIYHQCKDNCDVIFCSGEFGYYQLTNIEKINKPCTFVSYETKHFLAIALDFVLTHPDIPLNRIYCDFLLPSNNYLDLNKYLRPELMPYCSTSDELNYDVLFNTAKKLWEEKKIDMVFVRSTNSLPWYDEAKIPYLYIFPDDNTIAESIRNAVHLAKLQLNTTLYKTCVLIRLIYDNSLPGDEIEYKKVTLHKYLVDFRKEQGLNFSIQSNITYFQLSSELEDIPQFLHNLRALVGYLKEKEEIDFRLGAGISTAYEQSQEQAEHALEEAVRYKKNDGFLLDEQMHLIGPLSVSNTLRFSYDNEKVMDFSREQGINEANLYKIIGLFTKNPKQIITSSLLAGWLNITPRSCNRIIQKLCSCGLISEIYLDGAQEKGRPNKTYQFVEQNWYLLFF, from the coding sequence ATGATTACAATCAGTATTATCAGCCCCGAGGTTTCCCTGCAGGCCATCAACCGGGTGATTGCACAGAATAATTTCGGCTGTATCTTCCATAAATATGTATACCATTCCCTGGAGGAGATTGAAACGATCTATCACCAGTGTAAGGACAATTGCGACGTTATATTCTGCAGCGGGGAATTCGGTTACTATCAGCTTACAAATATAGAGAAAATCAATAAGCCCTGCACCTTTGTCTCCTATGAGACAAAGCATTTTCTGGCCATAGCCCTGGACTTTGTCCTGACCCACCCGGATATTCCTCTGAACCGGATTTACTGTGATTTCCTGCTGCCCAGCAATAATTATCTGGATTTGAACAAATATCTGAGGCCCGAACTGATGCCTTATTGTTCCACTTCCGATGAACTGAATTACGATGTTCTTTTTAATACCGCTAAAAAGCTCTGGGAGGAAAAGAAAATTGATATGGTTTTTGTCCGTTCCACCAACTCTCTTCCCTGGTATGACGAGGCAAAAATCCCTTATCTCTATATTTTCCCCGACGACAACACCATCGCCGAGTCCATACGCAACGCCGTCCACCTGGCCAAACTTCAGTTGAACACTACCTTATATAAGACCTGCGTTCTGATACGCCTGATTTATGATAACTCACTGCCCGGCGACGAAATCGAATATAAAAAAGTCACTCTGCATAAGTATCTTGTGGATTTCCGTAAGGAACAGGGCCTGAATTTTTCCATCCAGTCCAATATCACCTATTTCCAGCTAAGTTCGGAACTGGAAGATATTCCACAGTTTCTCCATAATCTCCGTGCATTAGTCGGCTATCTGAAGGAAAAGGAGGAGATTGATTTCCGGCTCGGGGCCGGTATTTCCACCGCCTATGAACAGAGTCAGGAGCAGGCGGAGCACGCCCTGGAGGAGGCCGTCCGTTATAAGAAGAACGACGGTTTTTTGCTGGATGAGCAGATGCATCTCATCGGCCCTCTCTCGGTCAGCAACACGCTCCGTTTCAGCTATGACAACGAAAAAGTAATGGATTTTTCCAGGGAACAGGGGATTAATGAGGCCAACCTTTACAAAATCATCGGCCTTTTCACGAAGAATCCCAAGCAGATTATAACCTCCTCCCTGCTGGCCGGATGGCTGAACATCACTCCCAGAAGCTGCAACCGGATTATCCAGAAGCTCTGCTCCTGCGGACTGATTTCCGAAATCTATCTGGACGGCGCCCAGGAAAAGGGACGGCCCAATAAGACTTATCAATTTGTGGAACAGAACTGGTATCTGCTTTTCTTTTAA
- a CDS encoding transcription repressor NadR: MENGLTGAKRREIIINMMRQAERPLSGAALGKATGVSRQVVVQDIALLRTEGFPIVATARGYILNEAKQVVRLFKVCHGNDETEDELKTIVDLGGCVLDVMINHRVYGIMTAPLNIKNRRDVQRFMNDIKSGKSSPLMNVTSGYHFHHVSAEQEEILDEIGEALQEKHYLTELMPYEEI; encoded by the coding sequence ATGGAAAATGGATTGACCGGGGCAAAGAGACGGGAGATAATTATAAACATGATGAGACAGGCGGAACGACCGCTCTCGGGAGCCGCCCTGGGAAAGGCTACCGGCGTCAGCCGTCAGGTGGTGGTACAGGATATTGCACTGCTCCGCACGGAGGGTTTCCCGATTGTCGCAACGGCGCGCGGCTACATTTTAAATGAAGCAAAGCAGGTTGTACGCCTGTTTAAAGTCTGTCATGGCAATGATGAGACGGAGGACGAATTAAAAACCATCGTTGATCTGGGAGGCTGTGTTCTGGACGTTATGATTAATCACCGCGTGTATGGCATAATGACGGCCCCTCTGAACATTAAAAACCGCCGTGACGTACAGCGGTTCATGAATGATATTAAATCGGGCAAATCTTCTCCACTTATGAATGTGACTTCGGGCTACCATTTTCATCACGTATCGGCAGAGCAGGAGGAGATATTGGATGAAATCGGGGAGGCTTTGCAGGAAAAGCACTATTTGACGGAACTTATGCCATATGAAGAGATATAG
- a CDS encoding helix-turn-helix transcriptional regulator — MITFEPFWDTLKRKRISQYDLIHKYHMSRGMLDNLKHNRSITLNTLNDLCNTYDCDITDVIKFEKEESDIKKEVF; from the coding sequence ATGATTACTTTTGAGCCGTTTTGGGATACCCTTAAAAGAAAAAGAATCAGCCAATATGATTTAATCCATAAATATCATATGAGCAGAGGCATGTTAGATAATTTGAAGCATAACCGAAGCATTACCCTGAATACTTTGAACGACCTGTGTAATACGTATGACTGCGATATCACCGATGTTATTAAATTTGAAAAAGAAGAGTCCGATATTAAAAAAGAGGTTTTCTGA
- a CDS encoding L-lactate dehydrogenase: protein MRTDKRKVALIGTGMVGMSYAYALLNQNVCDELVLIDVNKERAIGEAMDLNHGLAFSGSNMKIYAGGYDDCTDADIAVICAGVAQKPGESRLNLLKRNTEVFKSIIEPVTSSGFNGIFLVATNPVDIMTRITCTLSGFNPRRVLGTGTALDTARLRYLLGDYLKVDPRNIHAYVMGEHGDTEFVPWSQAMVATKSIPELCEESHGSICSQELEQISEEVRTAAYKIIEAKNATYYGIGMALTRITKAILGNEHSVLTVSAMLRGEYGQSGIFTGVPCIINQNGIQRVLPLSLSDEEKEKMEQSCQILRRSYEELEM, encoded by the coding sequence ATGAGAACTGACAAACGTAAGGTTGCGCTTATCGGAACAGGAATGGTCGGGATGAGCTATGCCTATGCACTGCTGAACCAGAACGTCTGCGACGAGCTTGTTTTAATTGACGTCAATAAAGAGAGAGCCATCGGTGAGGCCATGGACTTAAACCACGGGCTTGCATTTTCCGGCTCTAACATGAAGATTTATGCCGGCGGTTATGATGACTGTACCGATGCCGACATCGCCGTAATCTGCGCCGGAGTGGCCCAGAAGCCGGGAGAAAGCCGCTTAAACCTTTTAAAGCGTAACACTGAGGTTTTTAAATCCATCATCGAACCTGTCACCTCATCCGGTTTCAACGGCATTTTTCTCGTTGCCACCAACCCGGTTGATATCATGACAAGAATCACATGCACCCTCTCCGGATTTAATCCGAGAAGAGTCCTTGGCACCGGAACCGCCCTTGATACGGCCAGGCTGCGCTATCTGCTGGGCGACTATCTGAAAGTGGATCCCCGCAATATCCACGCATACGTAATGGGCGAACACGGGGATACGGAATTCGTTCCCTGGAGCCAGGCCATGGTAGCCACAAAATCCATTCCAGAACTTTGCGAGGAATCCCACGGCTCCATCTGCTCCCAGGAACTTGAGCAGATCTCCGAAGAGGTCCGCACAGCCGCCTATAAAATTATTGAGGCTAAAAATGCGACCTATTACGGCATCGGGATGGCCCTGACACGAATCACCAAAGCCATTCTCGGCAACGAACACAGCGTTCTCACCGTATCGGCCATGCTGAGGGGAGAATACGGACAGTCCGGAATTTTCACGGGCGTACCATGCATAATTAACCAGAATGGCATTCAAAGAGTTCTGCCTCTCTCCCTCAGCGATGAGGAAAAAGAAAAGATGGAGCAGTCCTGCCAGATTCTTCGGAGGAGTTATGAGGAGTTGGAGATGTAG
- a CDS encoding glutamine--tRNA ligase/YqeY domain fusion protein, with protein MEENKNVTAEAGDKEEAVSKNFIEREIDKDLAEGVYNHVQTRFPPEPNGYLHIGHAKSIILNSGLAAEYNGKFNLRFDDTNPTKEKTEFVESIIEDVKWLGADFEDRLFFASDYFQTMYDCAVLLIKKGKAFVCDLTADQIREYRGDFNNPGKESPYRNRSVEENLELFENMKNGVYKDGEKVLRAKIDMASPNINMRDPVIYRVAHMSHHNTGDKWCIYPMYDFAHPIEDAIEHITHSICTLEFEDHRPLYDWVVRECEFENPPRQIEFAKMYLTNVVTGKRYIKKLVEDGVVDGWDDPRLVTIAALRRRGYTPQSLRKFVELAGVSKADNSIDSAMLEYCLREDLKLSRARVMAILDPIKLVIDNYPEGQIEELEAPNNLENESLGSRKLPFSRELYIEREDFMEEPPKKYFRLFPGNEVRLMNAYFVTCTGCEKDENGNVTVVHCTYDPETKSGSGFNARKVKGTIHWVAAPTALKAECRLYENLIDEEKGKLNADGTLNLNPNSLTILKECYVEPGLKEAKAFDSFQFVRNGYFCVDCKDSAPGAPVFNRIVSLKSSFKITK; from the coding sequence ATGGAAGAGAATAAGAATGTAACAGCTGAAGCGGGAGATAAGGAAGAGGCCGTGTCAAAGAACTTTATCGAGCGTGAGATTGATAAGGATCTGGCCGAGGGTGTCTACAACCATGTCCAGACAAGATTCCCACCGGAACCGAACGGATATCTCCATATCGGCCATGCCAAGTCCATTATTTTAAATTCCGGACTGGCTGCGGAATACAACGGTAAATTCAACCTGCGTTTTGACGATACCAACCCGACGAAAGAGAAGACGGAATTCGTGGAGTCCATTATCGAAGATGTGAAGTGGCTGGGAGCCGATTTTGAGGACAGGCTGTTCTTTGCTTCCGATTATTTTCAGACCATGTACGACTGCGCGGTTCTTCTTATTAAAAAAGGCAAGGCATTTGTCTGCGATTTGACGGCCGATCAGATCCGCGAATACAGAGGAGATTTTAACAACCCCGGTAAGGAGAGTCCATACCGCAACCGCAGCGTGGAGGAGAACCTGGAGTTGTTTGAGAATATGAAGAACGGCGTCTACAAGGACGGTGAGAAGGTCCTGAGGGCCAAGATCGATATGGCATCCCCGAATATCAATATGAGGGATCCGGTTATCTACCGGGTTGCCCATATGAGCCATCACAATACGGGCGATAAGTGGTGCATCTATCCGATGTACGATTTTGCCCATCCGATTGAGGATGCAATCGAGCATATAACGCACTCTATCTGTACCCTGGAATTTGAGGATCACCGCCCTCTGTACGACTGGGTTGTGAGAGAATGTGAATTTGAGAACCCGCCGCGCCAGATTGAGTTTGCCAAGATGTACCTGACCAACGTGGTCACCGGTAAGAGATATATTAAAAAGCTGGTGGAGGATGGAGTGGTAGACGGCTGGGATGATCCGCGCCTTGTCACGATTGCTGCGCTCAGAAGAAGAGGGTATACTCCTCAGTCCCTGCGCAAGTTCGTAGAACTGGCCGGTGTATCCAAGGCGGATAATTCCATCGACAGCGCCATGCTGGAGTACTGCCTGCGTGAGGACCTGAAATTATCGAGGGCCAGGGTAATGGCTATATTGGATCCTATTAAGCTGGTGATTGACAACTATCCGGAAGGACAGATAGAAGAACTGGAGGCGCCGAATAACCTGGAGAATGAATCCCTGGGATCCAGAAAGCTTCCTTTCAGCCGTGAACTTTATATAGAAAGAGAAGACTTCATGGAGGAGCCGCCGAAGAAGTATTTCCGCCTGTTCCCGGGCAACGAAGTGCGTCTGATGAATGCATATTTTGTGACATGTACCGGCTGCGAGAAGGATGAGAACGGCAATGTGACAGTAGTTCACTGTACCTATGATCCGGAGACAAAGAGCGGATCCGGATTCAATGCAAGGAAGGTGAAAGGCACTATCCACTGGGTGGCAGCGCCAACGGCGTTAAAAGCGGAATGCCGCCTCTATGAGAACCTGATCGATGAGGAGAAAGGCAAACTCAATGCGGATGGAACACTGAACCTGAATCCGAATTCTCTTACCATCTTAAAGGAATGCTATGTGGAGCCGGGCCTGAAAGAGGCAAAGGCATTTGACAGCTTTCAGTTTGTAAGAAACGGATACTTCTGTGTGGACTGCAAAGACAGCGCTCCTGGAGCACCGGTATTTAACCGCATCGTTTCTCTGAAGAGCTCGTTCAAGATTACCAAATAA
- a CDS encoding OadG family protein — protein sequence MWTESTMPFGQSVIVSLLGLAVVFITLVTLALAIILISKILRTIIKDGAQKPAAVAAPVVSDEADKETLAVLMATIGMDLELPAEQFKIVNVKEL from the coding sequence ATGTGGACTGAATCAACAATGCCTTTTGGGCAGTCAGTCATCGTATCCCTGCTGGGACTTGCGGTAGTGTTTATTACTCTCGTTACATTGGCTCTGGCAATCATCTTAATTTCTAAAATCCTGCGTACCATTATCAAGGACGGAGCGCAGAAGCCGGCAGCAGTAGCTGCTCCGGTTGTATCGGATGAAGCCGACAAAGAGACACTGGCGGTACTTATGGCTACGATTGGTATGGATCTTGAATTACCAGCCGAGCAGTTTAAGATTGTAAACGTGAAGGAACTCTGA
- a CDS encoding biotin/lipoyl-containing protein, translated as MKYTATLNGKQYEVELERVGEYEPIPRYGEAAPAPAAPIAAPAAAPAPAAAAPAPAPAPVAAPAPAAAPAAGGTTVEAPMPGKVLDIKVAAGQAVKYGQVVMTMEAMKMETEIVAPADGTVSQILVKAGDAVETGTAMVVLN; from the coding sequence ATGAAGTATACGGCTACCCTCAATGGAAAACAGTATGAAGTAGAACTTGAAAGAGTTGGCGAATATGAGCCGATTCCAAGATATGGCGAGGCAGCGCCTGCACCGGCAGCTCCAATTGCAGCTCCCGCAGCAGCACCGGCTCCCGCAGCAGCAGCTCCGGCTCCTGCACCAGCCCCAGTGGCAGCGCCTGCACCAGCAGCAGCTCCTGCAGCAGGCGGCACAACAGTAGAAGCTCCAATGCCAGGTAAAGTACTTGACATCAAAGTAGCAGCAGGCCAGGCAGTTAAGTATGGCCAGGTTGTTATGACAATGGAAGCTATGAAGATGGAAACTGAAATCGTTGCACCGGCAGACGGTACGGTTTCACAGATTCTTGTGAAAGCAGGAGATGCTGTGGAGACCGGAACCGCAATGGTTGTTCTGAACTAA